In Fundulus heteroclitus isolate FHET01 unplaced genomic scaffold, MU-UCD_Fhet_4.1 scaffold_46, whole genome shotgun sequence, a single window of DNA contains:
- the zgc:113223 gene encoding tetraspanin-33 produces the protein MRGYRGIKYTLFIFCYFFWVVSAILTAVGIYAMVAKEKDVVDTLTVDPALLLVVVGSLMFLVTFLGCFGALRNATCLLKTFLAILAVVFLLQIAAGAVGYVFTDMVMKRTEKLMMKTIVHYREDRDLENAIDYIQKKFKCCGVDDYKDWSNNVYFECSENNPSLEACGVPFSCCRHQENQTVLNTMCGYGMQEEQEDSANKHIFTFGCLDKIIMWGKKNLLLVAGLTGGLLLLEVCMMILAGAQIAWIQKVQRRQRESDARSRDDRKERLWFPAFADFDDE, from the exons ATGAGAGGATACAGAGGCATCAAGTACACTTTGTTCATCTTCTGCTACTTCTTCTGG GTTGTCAGCGCCATCCTGACAGCGGTGGGGATCTACGCCATGGTCGCCAAGGAGAAAG ATGTAGTCGACACTCTAACGGTGGATCCGGCGCTGCTGCTGGTCGTCGTCGGATCGTTGATGTTTCTCGTCACCTTCCTGGGATGTTTCGGGGCGCTGCGTAACGCCACCTGCCTGCTAAAGACG TTCTTGGCGATCCTCGCTGTCGTCTTCCTCCTGCAGATTGCAGCTGGAGCCGTAGGATACGTTTTTACTGACATG GTGATGAAAAGGACAGAGAAGCTGATGATGAAGACCATTGTCCACTACAGAGAGGATCGGGACCTGGAGAACGCCATCGACTACATACAGAAAAAG TTCAAGTGTTGTGGAGTAGATGATTATAAGGACTGGTCCAACAATGTTTACTTTGAGTGTTCGGAGAACAATCCCAGTCTGGAAGCCTGTGGAGTTCCCTTCTCATGTTGCCGTCACCAGGAAAACCAG ACGGTGCTGAACACCATGTGTGGTTACGGgatgcaggaggagcaggaagacTCGGCCAACAAGCACATCTTCACCTTCGGCTGTCTGGATAAGATCATCATGTGGGGCAAGAAGAACCTGCTGCTGGTGGCCGGGCTGACAGGTGGCCTTCTGCTGCTCGAG GTCTGCATGATGATCCTGGCTGGTGCTCAGATCGCCTGGATACAGAAAGTCCAAcggagacagagagaaagcGACGCCCGGAGCAGAGACGACAGGAAGGAGAGACTCTGGTTTCCTGCCTTTGCAGACTTTGACGACGAATAA